The following proteins are co-located in the Dehalococcoides mccartyi 195 genome:
- a CDS encoding ribose-phosphate diphosphokinase, with the protein MLANGNLTDELKIFTGNANPDLAKAVADYLKVQMGKCEVFQFSNENIFVRIQESVRKKDVYVIQPTCSPVNQSIMELLIMMDALKRASSERITAVLPYYGYGRTDKKDQPRVPITARLIADLLTAAGASRILTLDLHAPQIQGFFDMPVDELTAENLLANYFKKKKLEDLVVVATDVGISKKARDFAAKLDAPLAIIEKRRMGNNDITRTINIIGDVEGKNALTFDDEIDTAGSLVGNVNILINKGVKEVYSCATHPVLSGPAIQRIAASPIKELVVTDSIPLTPPKKIDKITVLSIAPLIGEAIYRIHTGNSIGEMYDQMQME; encoded by the coding sequence GTGTTGGCTAACGGTAATTTGACAGACGAATTGAAAATCTTCACCGGTAATGCAAACCCTGACCTGGCCAAGGCGGTAGCAGACTACCTGAAGGTGCAGATGGGCAAATGCGAAGTTTTCCAGTTTTCAAACGAAAACATATTCGTCCGCATACAGGAAAGCGTCCGCAAGAAAGATGTCTACGTTATCCAGCCGACCTGCTCACCCGTAAACCAGAGCATAATGGAGCTGCTTATCATGATGGATGCCCTGAAGCGGGCTTCATCAGAGAGGATAACAGCCGTACTTCCGTATTACGGTTATGGACGCACTGACAAGAAAGACCAGCCGAGGGTACCCATTACCGCCCGTCTGATTGCTGATCTTTTAACTGCCGCCGGTGCCAGCCGTATCCTCACTTTAGACCTGCACGCCCCCCAGATACAGGGATTCTTTGATATGCCGGTAGACGAACTGACCGCCGAAAACCTGCTGGCTAACTATTTCAAGAAAAAGAAGCTGGAAGACCTGGTGGTGGTAGCCACCGACGTGGGCATTTCCAAAAAAGCCCGTGACTTTGCCGCCAAGCTGGATGCCCCTTTGGCCATTATAGAAAAACGGCGGATGGGCAATAACGACATAACCCGCACTATAAATATCATAGGTGATGTAGAGGGCAAAAACGCCCTGACCTTTGATGATGAAATAGATACTGCCGGCTCGCTGGTGGGCAACGTAAACATACTTATAAACAAAGGGGTAAAGGAAGTATATTCCTGCGCCACTCACCCGGTGCTTTCCGGCCCGGCCATCCAGCGCATTGCCGCCTCCCCCATAAAGGAACTGGTGGTAACTGACTCAATACCCCTCACTCCCCCCAAGAAAATAGATAAAATAACTGTTCTTTCCATCGCGCCTCTCATCGGTGAGGCTATTTACCGGATACATACCGGTAATTCCATCGGCGAGATGTACGATCAGATGCAAATGGAGTAA
- the secA gene encoding preprotein translocase subunit SecA, with product MFKFFSGFGDSNEKEIRALEPLVDKINQLESSFSALSDEALKAKTAEFKERLKETFETTASAILKDIAGTTAELEEAQKTADNSKQSRLKAKLESLNKDLSVKENAALNAILPEAFAAVREASRRTIGLRHYDVQLIGGMVLHHGKIAEMRTGEGKTLVATLPLYLNSLLGKGVHLVTVNDYLARRDAYWMGPVYHALGVSVSSIYPMQTPTEELPSRLFDPTYTSETPNDPWMHFRPISRQEAYKADITYGTSTEFGFDYLRDNLRPDLAQCVQREMNYAIVDEIDNLLIDEARTPLIISAPDTEAGKLYEVFARLAPRLAAGKDYEINEKDRNAELTEDGWANVEKLLSREGVMKGSSLYDPQNAPLIRHLRNALSAKEFYKKDHQYVVKENEVIIIDEFTGRMMLGRRYSEGLHQAIEAKEHVKIQQESKTYATVTIQNLFRMYRKLCGMTGTAATEAEEFSKIYKLEVVIIPTNKPAIREDYGDQIYKDQSAKFKAVVNEINEMRNLGRPVLVGTVSIENSEMLSNMLKRQGIEHKVLNAKQHEKEAQVVAEAGKPGAVTVATNMAGRGVDILLGGKEPPKDDDKAYSQWQVHHQQVLEAGGLHVIGTERHESRRIDNQLRGRSGRQGDPGSSRFYVALDDDIMRRFGSERIQGIMEWAGMDENTPIENGLVSRTLENAQKRVEGYHFDVRKHLVEYDDVVNKHREVIYAERRKILLGADLKSNILDMIREEIMTQTAEHTQGYDSSEWNLEGLVTHIGGIFALPAEINAEALAKLSQEEITELLTRTAEELYQKKEAEIGAGSMRLLERIIMLHTLDSLWVEHLTIMENLRREIGLQAFAQRDPLIAYKNEGHVRFQELLETIKHDVVHNIYRVNIQIQHQTESATAKAASRPVQQQKPLPAAPAAAIPGVSAKAATQPAAPAAKEVGRNDPCPCGSGKKYKKCCGK from the coding sequence ATGTTTAAATTTTTTTCCGGCTTCGGAGACTCAAACGAAAAAGAGATCCGGGCACTTGAACCGCTGGTAGACAAAATAAACCAGCTGGAAAGCTCTTTTTCCGCCCTCAGTGATGAAGCCCTGAAGGCCAAAACTGCCGAATTTAAGGAACGGCTGAAAGAAACTTTTGAAACTACCGCCTCCGCTATCCTGAAAGATATCGCCGGTACTACCGCCGAACTTGAAGAAGCCCAGAAAACGGCTGACAACAGCAAACAAAGCCGCCTCAAGGCTAAGCTTGAGTCTTTAAATAAAGACCTTTCCGTTAAAGAAAACGCCGCTCTTAACGCCATTCTGCCCGAAGCCTTTGCCGCTGTCAGGGAAGCCTCCCGCCGGACTATCGGCCTCAGGCACTATGACGTTCAGCTTATCGGCGGTATGGTGCTTCACCACGGCAAAATAGCCGAGATGCGCACCGGTGAAGGTAAGACCCTGGTAGCCACTCTGCCCCTTTACCTTAATTCCCTGCTGGGAAAGGGTGTCCATCTGGTAACAGTTAATGATTATCTGGCCAGACGTGACGCTTACTGGATGGGGCCGGTCTACCATGCGCTGGGGGTCAGCGTTTCCAGTATTTACCCCATGCAGACACCCACCGAAGAACTGCCTTCACGGCTGTTTGACCCCACTTATACCTCTGAAACACCTAATGACCCCTGGATGCATTTCCGCCCTATATCCCGGCAGGAAGCCTATAAAGCAGATATTACCTACGGCACTTCCACCGAATTCGGCTTTGATTACCTGCGGGATAATCTGCGGCCTGACCTTGCCCAGTGTGTCCAGCGGGAAATGAACTATGCCATAGTAGACGAAATTGACAACCTGCTTATAGATGAAGCCCGCACCCCTCTTATCATATCCGCTCCGGATACCGAGGCAGGTAAACTGTACGAGGTCTTTGCCCGGCTGGCTCCCCGTTTGGCGGCAGGGAAAGACTACGAGATAAACGAAAAAGACCGTAATGCCGAACTGACCGAAGACGGCTGGGCAAATGTGGAAAAACTGCTTTCACGCGAAGGAGTTATGAAGGGCAGCAGCCTGTATGACCCCCAGAATGCCCCCCTTATCCGCCATCTGCGTAATGCCCTCTCCGCCAAGGAGTTTTATAAAAAAGACCACCAGTATGTAGTCAAGGAAAATGAAGTTATCATAATTGACGAATTCACCGGCCGCATGATGCTGGGACGGCGTTATTCCGAGGGCTTGCACCAGGCTATCGAAGCCAAAGAACACGTAAAAATCCAGCAGGAAAGCAAGACCTATGCCACCGTGACCATCCAGAATCTGTTCCGCATGTACCGCAAACTCTGTGGCATGACAGGTACGGCGGCCACCGAGGCAGAGGAATTTTCCAAGATTTATAAACTGGAAGTAGTTATTATCCCTACCAACAAACCTGCCATCCGCGAAGATTACGGTGACCAGATATATAAAGACCAGTCCGCCAAGTTTAAGGCAGTGGTCAATGAAATAAACGAGATGCGGAATCTGGGACGCCCGGTGCTGGTGGGTACAGTTTCCATTGAAAACTCTGAAATGCTCTCAAACATGCTTAAACGGCAGGGTATTGAGCACAAGGTACTTAATGCCAAACAGCATGAAAAAGAGGCTCAGGTGGTAGCCGAAGCCGGCAAACCGGGGGCGGTAACCGTAGCTACCAACATGGCCGGACGCGGTGTGGACATACTGCTGGGCGGCAAAGAACCGCCTAAAGATGATGACAAAGCCTATAGCCAGTGGCAGGTCCACCACCAGCAGGTGCTGGAAGCCGGCGGCTTACACGTAATAGGTACAGAACGCCACGAATCCAGACGGATTGATAACCAGCTTCGGGGACGCTCAGGCCGCCAGGGAGACCCCGGTTCTTCCCGTTTCTACGTAGCACTGGATGATGATATTATGCGCCGTTTCGGCAGTGAACGCATACAGGGCATTATGGAATGGGCCGGCATGGACGAAAACACCCCCATAGAAAACGGGCTGGTCAGCCGTACTCTGGAAAACGCCCAGAAACGGGTGGAGGGTTACCATTTTGATGTGCGCAAACACCTGGTGGAATATGATGACGTAGTTAACAAGCACCGCGAGGTTATCTATGCGGAACGCCGCAAGATACTCCTGGGGGCAGACCTGAAATCAAACATACTGGATATGATTCGGGAAGAGATAATGACCCAGACTGCCGAACATACCCAGGGATATGACTCTTCCGAATGGAATCTGGAAGGGTTAGTCACCCATATAGGCGGCATTTTTGCCCTGCCCGCCGAAATAAATGCAGAGGCACTGGCAAAACTTTCCCAGGAGGAAATAACCGAACTCCTTACCCGTACCGCCGAAGAGCTTTACCAGAAGAAAGAAGCTGAAATCGGGGCAGGCTCCATGAGGCTGCTTGAACGGATTATTATGCTCCACACCCTGGATTCCCTGTGGGTGGAACACCTGACAATCATGGAAAACTTAAGACGGGAAATAGGACTTCAGGCATTTGCTCAGCGTGACCCGCTGATAGCTTACAAAAACGAAGGCCACGTCCGTTTTCAGGAATTGCTGGAAACTATCAAACATGATGTAGTGCATAATATTTACCGGGTGAATATCCAGATTCAGCACCAGACTGAATCTGCCACCGCCAAGGCTGCCTCCCGCCCGGTGCAGCAGCAAAAACCCCTGCCAGCCGCACCCGCCGCCGCTATACCCGGTGTCTCCGCCAAAGCCGCTACCCAACCGGCCGCACCTGCTGCTAAAGAAGTAGGCCGGAATGACCCCTGTCCCTGCGGCAGCGGCAAAAAATACAAAAAATGCTGCGGCAAATAG